One uncultured Carboxylicivirga sp. genomic window, AGATCATCGTCTTTGACCCTCTTAAAAATATAATTCCTTAACTCATTTTTGTGTTCAAGCCATAAGGCAGGAACATCACAATTTGTTTTTATATTATTCAACTGATTATTGTTTATTGATTAAAAGCTTGGTTAATGAAGTAAGTATATTTAAAACTTGATACTTGTATATAATATTAAATTTCTATTTATTAATGTTCCAACTGAAACCCAAAGCCAAATAATTCATAGTTTGATTTAATCCCAGTCCAAAGGAAAGATCCAACTGAAAGTTCGATTTCATCAAATAGGTTAAGCCGGCATCAAAATTAGATATCCATTGATTCATATTGACATATTCTCCATAAACTTCATAGTATGAGCCGAACTTTTCTGTTAAACCAACACTTAAAACTGCCGAATAAAGAAAATCTCCACTTCCTTCTCCATAAATGGCATAACCTAAATTAGTCCCTACTCCTAAGACATCAGTTAATGGTTGTGAGATGGACAGTTTACTGACTGAACCAACTGAATTGGAAGAAATCCAGTCTGCCCCTGTTGGTATAATTAAATGCGATAAAAAAGCAATTTCTGTATCAATCTGTTCTTTTCGAAGAATCTGTAATTTAAAGCCCAGCTCTAAATCACTGAAGGCTGTTTTACCTGAATAATTTACCAACTGCTCTCCCAACCTTAATTCAAAAATTCTGCTTAGTCCATATCGAAACAGGTTTGTTGGAATAAAATAAGCTCTATCTGATGAGCGATTTAAATTTTCAATCATCAAACCTGATTCAATCTGAAAACTTCTGATTGGAATGGTTGATGATGATTCTGTCTGGTCTGGTCGATCAGTTATAATATCCTGTGAAAAAACCTGTAATCCGGCAAACAGGCAGCTTGTCATTAGTAATAGTATTTTTTTCATAGTTTAATCAGATTTACTATTACAAACTCTAAAACGACCTAAATGTTTGTCTGACTACCTTATTAAAATTGAATAGTACGGCCTGTTGCATGACTTTCAACTGCAGCATTTAAAATCCTTACAGTTTCACGAGCCTGCTCGGGCGGTACCGGGTTATTACCACCTAATGCAATGCATTGATATAAATCTTGATAAAACCCCGGATAATATCCTGCTTCAGTTTCAATATTACCTTTATAACTAAGTCCATTATAATCTGTCACCAGCAATCCCCAGTTACTTTCATCTTCTTTGCCCCAATCGGCACCTAATGGCAAATATCCTTTGTCTAATAATTCTTCCTGAGGATCACCTCCATATTTAATAAATGAACCATTAACACCATGTAAAGTATACATTGGTCCGGGTACTTTAACCAGATATGATGATCGCAGAACAACCTGCAAATTTTCATATTCCAGGCGGATATTCATATAATCATTCACTTCTGACTGATCTCTTACTTTTGCCATTTTTGCATTGACCGCTGTAGGCATCCCAACCAGTTGTACTACTTGATCGATCAAATGCGAACCCAGATTAAATAAAACTCCTACCCGTTCATCACCTTCTTCTTTCCAGCTTCCTTCACGAATCTCTTTACGATAACGATCGTAATGAATCTCCAGTTCCACCAATCGACCTAACAATCCCTGATCAATAATCTTCTTTACCGTTTTAAAATTACCATCATATCTCCTGTTTTGATAAACGGAAAGTACTCTGTTCTGCTTTTTAGCAAGATCAATCAGTTCATCTGCCTCTTCTACTGATAAAGTAAAAGGCTTTTCTGTAACCACATGCTTACCTGCCAGTAAAGCTTCTTTTGTCATTCCATAATGAAGATGATCAGGCGTATTAACAATCACTAACTCTATTTCAGGATTAGCCAACAAATCAGCAAACGACCGATATATTGTTGCCTGTGGAAAAAGTCTCTCTGACTCATTTTTGGTTCGTTCAAATACACCAACAACCTCATATTCACCAGATAAAACCTTTAACGATGGACCATGAAATATCCTACCTGACATGCCGTAAGAAGCAATTCCTGTTTTGATAATTTTCATAATGAAGGGATTTTTATGCAATATCGGTTTAAAAACAAACTCATCCAAGCATAAGTTCTATTCAAAAAAAATGCTGCCCTCTTATGAGAACAGCATCTTTCATATTTATTAAACACAACTACTTAATATATTTTTTCCATGTTTCAATCCATTTTTCCACTTTACCTTCAGTAAACGGTATCAGATAGAATGAATATTGATATTTCCTGTTTCCCCTCATCATATATTCTTCCTGAGGACTGGCATACCAGCTGTCATCACCTCCAACACCACGCTGATTCATGTCAATATTAACCTGTATCAGATCTTGAGGTACAATATCAATGGTATGCTTACTTATATTCACTTCAGGAATACCATCAATCCGGTATACATGCTCAATATCTGTGTTAGCACCATAATCCAATCCTTCTGAACTATCAAAGTCCTCGTTTGGCACATTATGAGTTGTTACTGACACATTCTTCTTCCGATCGGCCGACACTACCATCAAGCCATTACCCGAAGCATTGGTCCAACTTGCCCAGCGAATATCTGTTTTGTTACCATTTTCCTGAGGACGAATATATGGAACATACTGCTCTGCTACTGTTGATTGATACAAATCAACAAACGAAGCCGCTTTTCTGTCGGTATAATTCTCCCATGGACCACGGCCGAAATAAGTAAATTGTTCATATTCCAAAGGCATCATAAACTTCAATCCTATGCGAGGAATATCTGGTTTATACCCGGTTTCGTTTAATGTATTATCTACCTGAACAACACCATTACCATAAATAGTATACACACTCTCAAACTCAGTTTCAACACCAGGTAATTCATAAACCACCTTTACCAACACTTTATTTTCAGCTTCTTTTTTAGCACTGATTGCTTTTACTGATGCAAACAAGGTCGCCTTCTTCCATTCGATGTTATTCACATGCATACGGTTACCAAAGTCATTATCGGTTACAGCATGCCAAAAGTTAGGGCGGGGTCCGTCACCATTCAGAATATATTCATTGCCTTTATATAAATAGGAAGTGATATGGCCTGCAACCTTATCAAACACCACCGATACATCTTTATTGAAAACATTGATATCACTCTTTGTCTGCTTTAAAGTCAATGCATCACCTGCTTCCCAATCCAATTCTTCCGCCTGAAATTTCTTTTCAATAGCAAACTGTTCATGTGCGACCCTGTAACCCTTCGGAAGCAATCCCCACGACTCTTTGGCACGAGCTTCAATTACCATAAAATACTCGGTATTAGGTTCGAATTTTACATCTTTTAAAGGAAGATGAATTATCTTGCCCGTATTGGGTTCAATATCAAGTTCAGGTAGCACATAGGTTTTGATTACCTTACCATCAGCTTTTATAAAAGCGGTAAAGTCAAACGCTTTTGTATTGGTAAAATCATATCGATTGGTAATAACCGAGCGGAACTCATTTGCCCAATTAATATCCACATCACTAAATTTAATAAATTCATGCACCTTACGAACTTCTTCCAATCCGGGATGTGGCGTTCTGTCAGGGAATACCAAACCATTATTTAAAAAGGCATTATCACTAGGCAAATTTTCTCCAAAATCACCGCCAAAAGAATAATATCTTCTTCCTTCTTCATCAGTCTTCCAAATGGATTGATCTACCCAATCCCAAAGAAATCCGCCTTGCAGGTTTACATGCTTATCAATGATGTCCCAATAATCTTTAAAATTACCTGTACTGTTACCCATGGCATGCGCATATTCGCTGGGAATAAACGGGCGATCGGTTGGGTTATCGGCAACCCATTGAAACGCTTTCGGACTTGGATACTGAGGACAAATGATATCTGTATCCCAATCCTGATTCCAATAGGTTCCGTCGTATTCGCTATAAGGTCTTTCGTACTGAACAGGTCTTTTGGTAGCATCAGCCTCTTTCATGGCTTTGTATCCGGCATAAAAATTAACTCCGTTTCCACCTTCGTTACCCATCGACCAGATAATGACCGAAGGATGATTCTTATCGCGCAACACAAGATTACGCATACGAGTCACATGAGGTATTTCCCACTCCGGACGTTTCGCTAAAGAATATTGTCCATAGTACATTCCATGAGACTCAACATTGGCTTCCGCAACAACATAAATTCCATATTTGTCGCATAATTCATAAAATACTTCCGGTTGAGGATAGTGACTGGTGCGAACCGCATTGATATTATTCTCTTTCCAAAGGGTGATATCCTTCAAAATCTGTTCTTTGTTAATCACATGACCAGTTTCAGGATTTGTTTCCTGGGTATTTACTCCTTTTAAAGTAACAGGAACTCCATTTACTAATAATAGTCCGCGCTTTATTTCTACCGATCTGAATCCAATATCTGTTGCTAGAGCTTCTCCTTTTATTTTCTTTCCATTCAGGTAAAGCGACAATGTGTATAGGTCCGGATGCTCTGCATTCCACGATTTCACATTGGGAATAATGGCCGAAAAATGAATTGAACCCTCAGCATCACCTTCAACCAATATCTCTTTCGATTCTTCCCAAACAACCTTTTTATTCTCATCCAGCAACTGAGCAACGATACTTGATTTTTGTTTTTTATCCAGATGATTTTTCAAATCAACCTGTACCTCAAGATTTCCATCTTTATAATCATTGGTTAATGTTGAAACTACTTGAAAGTCGCGAATCCGCAATTTGGGCTGACCATACAAATATACACTTCGTTCAATGCCACTGATTCTCCAAAAATCCTGACATTCCAGATATGAACCATCCGTCCAGCGAAAGATTTGAATTGCGATTGTATTATCACCTTTTTTCAAATATGAAGTGATATTAAACTCTGCCGGCAACTTACTGTCCTGCGAATAGCCAACAAACTCACCGTTTATCCAAACAAAACCTCCTGCTTTCATAGCTCCGATATGCAGAAAAAACTCATTCTCCCCGGTACATCCATCAAACTGAAAATGTCTGAAATAGGTGCCAACCGGATTAATATCATGAGGAACTTGACCGGGATTGGCAGGTATTTTGCCATTGATAAAAGTTATTTCCTTTGAAATTGGAGCTTTATAATCGGCAAACTCATACTGGTGGTTTACATAGATAGGATCACCGAATCCGTGTAACTCCCAGTTGGCAGGGACAGGAATACTATCCCATCCTTCAGCAGAAAAACCTTCCTTAGTAAAATTAACCGCTCTTTTCTCCGGATCTGAAACCCAGTGAAACTTCCATACTCCATCCAAAAGCTGATAGTAGGTTTGATTAGCCTCTTCTCTTTTCAGAGAACTTGCAGGATCGGAATACGATCGAAATATAGCATGGGAAGGTTCTTTGTTCCATTCCAAAACCGTAATATTCTCTGTATAATACCAAGGATCTGATAATGGATCCGGAATTTGAGACTGAGCCATCCCAAGCTGCATACCCATTAAAGCAACTACACCAAAAATCGTTCTGCGCATTTAAATAATTCTTCTAGGTTTATATCTAATTCAAACAGTTTATTTCAAGCACTTGTCCTTTCTCCAGACTTACCTGTATCAAACCATTTTCTTCTCTCACTTCCAGTTTCTTTCCATCAACCTTAGCTTCTATTTCTTTAACTGATTCTGGATTTAGTATTTTAAAATCACCCTGTCGTAAAGCAATCAATTTAGCTGTTATTAACTTATTTTTCTCCCATTGGGCAGATACCAAACCATTTCCTCTCACCTTAAGTCCTTCAAATGATCCGGTATCATAAACATCAGGCAACGCAGGTAAGAATTCAATATATCCTTTATGACTCTGTACCAACATTTCAGCAAGTCCTGCAGTATAGCCAAAGTTTCCGTCTATTTGAAAGGGAGGGTGCGAATCAAAAAGATTAGGATACATTGATCGTTGAAATAATAACTGCATATGATTATGGGCCTCATTTCCATCCAATAAACGTGCATAAAGGTTAATTAACCAGGCTCTGCTCCAACCAGTACCTGCACCACCATTATCCAAACGAAACTGCAGTGTTTTTTGTATACTTTCCATCAGTTCCGGATGGT contains:
- a CDS encoding transporter; the protein is MKKILLLMTSCLFAGLQVFSQDIITDRPDQTESSSTIPIRSFQIESGLMIENLNRSSDRAYFIPTNLFRYGLSRIFELRLGEQLVNYSGKTAFSDLELGFKLQILRKEQIDTEIAFLSHLIIPTGADWISSNSVGSVSKLSISQPLTDVLGVGTNLGYAIYGEGSGDFLYSAVLSVGLTEKFGSYYEVYGEYVNMNQWISNFDAGLTYLMKSNFQLDLSFGLGLNQTMNYLALGFSWNINK
- a CDS encoding Gfo/Idh/MocA family oxidoreductase, encoding MKIIKTGIASYGMSGRIFHGPSLKVLSGEYEVVGVFERTKNESERLFPQATIYRSFADLLANPEIELVIVNTPDHLHYGMTKEALLAGKHVVTEKPFTLSVEEADELIDLAKKQNRVLSVYQNRRYDGNFKTVKKIIDQGLLGRLVELEIHYDRYRKEIREGSWKEEGDERVGVLFNLGSHLIDQVVQLVGMPTAVNAKMAKVRDQSEVNDYMNIRLEYENLQVVLRSSYLVKVPGPMYTLHGVNGSFIKYGGDPQEELLDKGYLPLGADWGKEDESNWGLLVTDYNGLSYKGNIETEAGYYPGFYQDLYQCIALGGNNPVPPEQARETVRILNAAVESHATGRTIQF
- a CDS encoding glycoside hydrolase family 2 TIM barrel-domain containing protein, with amino-acid sequence MRRTIFGVVALMGMQLGMAQSQIPDPLSDPWYYTENITVLEWNKEPSHAIFRSYSDPASSLKREEANQTYYQLLDGVWKFHWVSDPEKRAVNFTKEGFSAEGWDSIPVPANWELHGFGDPIYVNHQYEFADYKAPISKEITFINGKIPANPGQVPHDINPVGTYFRHFQFDGCTGENEFFLHIGAMKAGGFVWINGEFVGYSQDSKLPAEFNITSYLKKGDNTIAIQIFRWTDGSYLECQDFWRISGIERSVYLYGQPKLRIRDFQVVSTLTNDYKDGNLEVQVDLKNHLDKKQKSSIVAQLLDENKKVVWEESKEILVEGDAEGSIHFSAIIPNVKSWNAEHPDLYTLSLYLNGKKIKGEALATDIGFRSVEIKRGLLLVNGVPVTLKGVNTQETNPETGHVINKEQILKDITLWKENNINAVRTSHYPQPEVFYELCDKYGIYVVAEANVESHGMYYGQYSLAKRPEWEIPHVTRMRNLVLRDKNHPSVIIWSMGNEGGNGVNFYAGYKAMKEADATKRPVQYERPYSEYDGTYWNQDWDTDIICPQYPSPKAFQWVADNPTDRPFIPSEYAHAMGNSTGNFKDYWDIIDKHVNLQGGFLWDWVDQSIWKTDEEGRRYYSFGGDFGENLPSDNAFLNNGLVFPDRTPHPGLEEVRKVHEFIKFSDVDINWANEFRSVITNRYDFTNTKAFDFTAFIKADGKVIKTYVLPELDIEPNTGKIIHLPLKDVKFEPNTEYFMVIEARAKESWGLLPKGYRVAHEQFAIEKKFQAEELDWEAGDALTLKQTKSDINVFNKDVSVVFDKVAGHITSYLYKGNEYILNGDGPRPNFWHAVTDNDFGNRMHVNNIEWKKATLFASVKAISAKKEAENKVLVKVVYELPGVETEFESVYTIYGNGVVQVDNTLNETGYKPDIPRIGLKFMMPLEYEQFTYFGRGPWENYTDRKAASFVDLYQSTVAEQYVPYIRPQENGNKTDIRWASWTNASGNGLMVVSADRKKNVSVTTHNVPNEDFDSSEGLDYGANTDIEHVYRIDGIPEVNISKHTIDIVPQDLIQVNIDMNQRGVGGDDSWYASPQEEYMMRGNRKYQYSFYLIPFTEGKVEKWIETWKKYIK